One genomic window of Pseudomonas chlororaphis subsp. piscium includes the following:
- the xthA gene encoding exodeoxyribonuclease III, which produces MKIVSFNINGLRARPHQLAALIEKHQPDVIGLQETKVSDDQFPLAEVQALGYHVHFHGQKGHYGVALLSRQAPLALYKGFEGDEEDAQRRFIWGTFADVDGTPVTIMNGYFPQGESRDHPTKFPAKQRFYSDLQHLLETRFSNEQPLVVMGDVNISPEDCDIGIGPDSMKRWLKTGKCSFLPEEREWMARLKNWGLVDSFRHLNPEVADRFSWFDYRSRGFEDEPKRGLRIDLIMASRGLLPRIKDAGVDYDLRGMEKPSDHAPIWLELS; this is translated from the coding sequence ATGAAGATCGTCTCGTTCAACATCAACGGGCTGCGTGCCCGCCCCCATCAGTTGGCGGCGCTGATCGAAAAGCATCAACCGGACGTCATCGGCCTGCAGGAAACCAAGGTATCGGACGACCAGTTCCCCCTGGCCGAAGTCCAGGCACTGGGTTATCACGTGCATTTCCACGGGCAGAAAGGCCACTACGGTGTCGCCCTGCTCTCGCGTCAGGCGCCGCTGGCGCTGTACAAGGGCTTCGAGGGTGACGAGGAAGATGCCCAGCGGCGTTTTATCTGGGGCACCTTCGCCGACGTCGATGGCACCCCGGTGACCATCATGAACGGCTACTTCCCCCAGGGCGAAAGCCGCGACCACCCCACCAAGTTCCCGGCCAAGCAGCGTTTCTACAGCGACCTGCAGCACCTGCTGGAAACCCGTTTCAGCAACGAGCAGCCGCTGGTGGTCATGGGCGACGTGAACATTTCCCCGGAAGACTGCGACATCGGCATCGGCCCGGACAGCATGAAACGCTGGCTGAAAACCGGCAAGTGCAGCTTCCTGCCAGAAGAACGCGAGTGGATGGCCCGCCTGAAGAACTGGGGCCTGGTGGACAGTTTCCGTCACCTCAACCCAGAGGTGGCCGATCGATTCAGCTGGTTCGACTACCGCAGCCGCGGCTTCGAGGACGAGCCCAAGCGCGGCCTGCGCATCGACCTGATCATGGCCTCCCGCGGCCTGCTGCCACGGATCAAGGATGCCGGGGTCGACTACGACCTGCGTGGCATGGAGAAACCTTCCGACCACGCACCGATCTGGCTCGAACTGAGCTGA
- a CDS encoding DUF1508 domain-containing protein, protein MSGWFELKQYGSGGFRFLLKSKDAQTMLQSDRYPCRESVEAAIALFRKHCTSPGSYEKKIAPGGKSYFNLKAGKEVILVSHLYDSEPTRESAIEAIMRVGTSTRVELC, encoded by the coding sequence ATGAGTGGCTGGTTCGAGCTGAAGCAATATGGCAGCGGAGGTTTCAGGTTCTTGCTGAAGTCCAAGGACGCGCAGACCATGCTTCAAAGCGACCGTTACCCTTGTCGTGAGAGTGTCGAGGCAGCCATCGCGCTGTTCCGCAAGCACTGCACGTCCCCGGGTAGTTACGAAAAGAAGATCGCCCCTGGTGGCAAATCCTACTTCAATCTCAAGGCCGGCAAGGAGGTGATCCTGGTCAGCCATTTGTATGACTCGGAGCCGACCCGTGAGTCCGCCATCGAGGCCATCATGCGGGTCGGCACCAGCACTCGGGTCGAGCTGTGTTGA
- a CDS encoding substrate-binding domain-containing protein: MSRVSTVSERDLWCRTLCLLLVGFVCYALPWSVFAALPLAGDNQPVLRIQGSNTIGAALGPALVKGLMQEQGLLDIRIEAAGKDNERRVTGQDAQGRRVLVEIAAHGSSTGFAALKNASADLAAASRPIKDSELVELEALGDLKDPDAEQVIAIDGLAIILHPQNPLARLDTEQLARVFSGEVNTWEELGGVGGAIHLYTRDDRSGTYDTFKELVLAHRGKNLSATAKRFESSEQLSDAVSHDPQGIGFIGLPYVRQAKAVALVDGGSQPMLPLDSLIATEDYPLSRRLYFYLPPDQQNPWARALVRFAQSARGQAIVAANGFIAQTVLAMSVAPAPQMPEGYQAIARQAQRLTVNFRFEEGSATLDNKARQDLARVLDFLKRHDKLNNRVTLVGFGDAKNDPARAALLSKLRAMTVRRELVRNGVVLREIRGFGAQMPVAANTADEGRIKNRRVEVWVY; this comes from the coding sequence ATGTCACGCGTTTCCACCGTCAGTGAACGGGACCTCTGGTGCCGCACCCTCTGCCTGCTGCTGGTCGGCTTCGTCTGCTACGCCCTACCCTGGTCGGTGTTCGCCGCCCTGCCCCTGGCCGGCGACAACCAGCCGGTGCTGCGCATCCAGGGCTCCAACACCATCGGCGCCGCGCTGGGTCCGGCCCTGGTCAAGGGCCTGATGCAAGAACAGGGTTTGCTCGACATCCGGATCGAGGCGGCGGGCAAAGACAACGAGCGTCGGGTGACAGGCCAGGATGCCCAGGGCCGGCGCGTTCTCGTCGAGATCGCCGCCCATGGTTCCAGTACCGGCTTTGCCGCGCTGAAGAACGCCAGCGCCGACCTCGCCGCCGCATCACGACCGATCAAGGACAGCGAACTGGTGGAACTGGAAGCCCTCGGCGACCTGAAAGACCCCGACGCCGAACAAGTGATCGCCATCGACGGCCTGGCCATCATCCTCCACCCGCAAAACCCGCTGGCGCGGCTGGACACCGAGCAACTGGCGCGGGTATTCAGCGGGGAGGTGAATACCTGGGAAGAACTGGGCGGCGTCGGCGGCGCCATTCACCTGTACACCCGAGATGACCGGTCCGGCACCTACGACACCTTCAAGGAGCTGGTGCTGGCCCACCGTGGCAAGAACCTGAGCGCCACGGCGAAACGCTTCGAGTCCAGCGAGCAACTCTCCGACGCGGTCAGCCACGATCCCCAGGGCATCGGTTTTATCGGCCTGCCTTATGTACGCCAGGCCAAGGCCGTGGCGCTCGTCGACGGCGGCTCGCAACCGATGTTGCCCCTCGACAGCCTGATCGCCACCGAGGACTACCCGCTGTCCCGGCGCCTGTACTTCTACCTGCCGCCCGATCAGCAAAACCCCTGGGCCCGCGCCCTGGTGCGTTTCGCCCAAAGCGCCAGAGGCCAGGCCATAGTCGCGGCCAACGGCTTTATCGCCCAGACGGTGCTGGCCATGAGCGTCGCCCCCGCCCCGCAGATGCCCGAGGGTTACCAGGCCATCGCTCGGCAGGCGCAGCGCTTGACCGTGAACTTCCGCTTCGAGGAAGGCAGCGCCACCCTCGACAACAAGGCACGCCAGGATCTGGCGCGGGTCCTGGATTTTCTCAAGCGGCACGACAAGCTGAACAACCGTGTGACCCTGGTCGGCTTCGGCGATGCCAAGAACGATCCGGCGCGCGCGGCATTGCTGTCCAAGCTGAGAGCCATGACCGTGCGCCGGGAGCTGGTGAGAAACGGTGTGGTGCTGCGCGAGATTCGCGGTTTTGGCGCGCAGATGCCGGTCGCGGCCAATACCGCGGACGAGGGGCGGATCAAGAATCGGCGGGTGGAGGTCTGGGTGTATTGA
- a CDS encoding acyl-CoA dehydrogenase, whose product MDFAYSPKVQELRERVTAFMDTYVYPAEAVFERQVAEGDRWQPTAIMEELKLKAKAEGLWNLFLPESELGAGLTNLEYAPLAEIMGRSLLGPEPFNCSAPDTGNMEVLVRYANEEQKQRWLEPLLRGEIRSAFAMTEPDVASSDATNMAARAVRDGDEWVINGKKWWTSGACDPRCKILIFMGLSNPDAPRHQQHSMILVPVDTPGVKIVRPLPVFGYDDAPHGHAEVLFDNVRVPYENVLLGEGRGFEIAQGRLGPGRIHHCMRSIGMAERALELMCKRSVSRTAFGKPLARLGGNVDKIADSRMEIDMARLLTLKAAYMMDTVGNKVAKSEIAQIKVVAPNVALKVIDRAIQIHGGAGVSNDFPLAYMYAMQRTLRLADGPDEVHRAAIGKFEIGKYVPKEMLRSGH is encoded by the coding sequence ATGGATTTCGCCTATTCACCCAAGGTTCAGGAACTGCGTGAACGCGTGACCGCGTTCATGGACACTTATGTCTATCCGGCTGAAGCGGTGTTCGAACGCCAGGTCGCCGAAGGCGATCGCTGGCAGCCGACGGCGATCATGGAAGAGCTCAAACTCAAGGCCAAGGCCGAGGGGTTGTGGAACCTGTTCTTGCCCGAGTCGGAACTCGGCGCCGGCCTGACCAACCTCGAATACGCGCCGCTGGCGGAAATCATGGGCCGCTCCCTGCTGGGGCCGGAACCCTTCAACTGCTCGGCACCGGACACCGGCAACATGGAAGTGCTGGTGCGCTACGCCAATGAAGAGCAGAAGCAACGCTGGCTGGAGCCGCTGCTGCGCGGCGAGATCCGTTCCGCCTTCGCCATGACCGAGCCGGACGTGGCGTCGTCCGACGCCACCAACATGGCCGCCCGCGCCGTGCGCGATGGCGACGAATGGGTGATCAACGGCAAGAAGTGGTGGACTTCGGGCGCTTGCGATCCGCGCTGCAAGATCCTGATCTTCATGGGCCTGAGCAACCCGGACGCACCGCGCCACCAGCAGCATTCGATGATCCTGGTGCCGGTCGACACCCCCGGGGTGAAGATTGTCCGGCCGCTGCCGGTGTTCGGTTATGACGACGCGCCCCACGGCCATGCCGAAGTGCTGTTCGACAACGTGCGGGTGCCGTACGAGAACGTGCTGCTGGGCGAGGGCCGTGGTTTCGAGATCGCCCAGGGTCGCCTTGGCCCGGGCCGGATCCACCACTGCATGCGTTCGATCGGTATGGCCGAGCGTGCGCTGGAATTGATGTGCAAGCGTTCGGTGAGCCGCACCGCGTTCGGCAAACCGTTGGCGCGCCTGGGCGGCAACGTCGACAAGATCGCCGACTCGCGGATGGAGATCGACATGGCGCGCCTGTTGACCCTGAAGGCGGCGTACATGATGGACACCGTCGGCAACAAGGTGGCGAAAAGCGAAATCGCCCAGATCAAGGTGGTGGCGCCGAACGTGGCCTTGAAGGTGATCGACCGGGCCATCCAGATTCATGGCGGGGCCGGGGTGTCCAACGATTTCCCGTTGGCCTACATGTACGCCATGCAGCGCACCCTGCGCTTGGCCGACGGTCCGGACGAAGTGCACCGCGCGGCCATCGGTAAGTTTGAAATCGGCAAGTACGTGCCCAAGGAAATGCTGCGTAGCGGGCACTGA
- a CDS encoding LysR family transcriptional regulator encodes MNLSKVDLNLFIVFDAIYTEANLTRAGQIVGITQPAVSNALARLRETFNDPLFVRTAQGMVPTPMAQNIIGPVRNALSLLRVSVQESRIFNPLQAVKTYRISMTDLTEAVILPPLFQRLRRLAPTVIIESFLSKRRETTKELAAGRLDFAVDAPLNTDPQVRHVKLMEDRYVCAMRKSHPLANKEKLSLDDYLSLTHIHISSRRSGLGYVDLALGKMGIQRKIALRSQHYLMASQVLQQTDMVMTVPERFARRHDLQAFNLPVNDVPPLETHLYWHESTDQDPANRWMREQMIELCQQVTAHEKKLEK; translated from the coding sequence ATGAATCTGAGCAAGGTCGACCTCAACCTTTTCATCGTCTTCGACGCGATCTACACCGAAGCCAACCTGACCCGCGCCGGGCAGATCGTCGGCATCACTCAGCCCGCTGTCTCCAACGCCCTGGCCCGCCTGCGCGAAACCTTCAACGATCCGCTCTTCGTGCGGACCGCCCAGGGCATGGTGCCCACGCCCATGGCGCAGAACATCATCGGCCCGGTGCGCAACGCCCTGTCGCTGCTGCGGGTATCGGTGCAGGAAAGCCGCATCTTCAACCCCTTGCAGGCGGTCAAGACCTACCGCATCAGCATGACCGACCTGACCGAGGCGGTGATCCTGCCGCCGCTGTTCCAGCGCCTGCGGCGCCTGGCCCCCACGGTGATCATCGAGAGTTTCCTGTCCAAGCGTCGGGAAACCACCAAGGAACTGGCCGCCGGCCGCCTGGATTTCGCCGTCGATGCCCCGCTCAACACCGACCCGCAGGTCCGCCACGTCAAGCTGATGGAAGACCGCTATGTCTGCGCCATGCGCAAGAGCCACCCGCTGGCGAACAAGGAAAAACTCAGCCTCGACGACTACCTGTCGCTGACCCATATCCACATCTCCAGCCGCCGCAGCGGCCTGGGCTACGTCGACCTGGCCCTGGGCAAGATGGGCATCCAGCGCAAGATCGCCCTGCGCTCCCAGCATTACCTGATGGCCTCGCAAGTGCTGCAACAGACCGACATGGTCATGACCGTGCCCGAGCGCTTCGCTCGGCGCCACGACTTGCAGGCGTTCAACCTGCCGGTCAACGACGTGCCGCCGCTGGAAACCCACCTCTACTGGCACGAAAGCACCGACCAGGACCCGGCCAACCGCTGGATGCGCGAGCAGATGATCGAGCTGTGCCAGCAGGTGACGGCCCACGAGAAGAAACTCGAGAAGTAA